One genomic segment of Hordeum vulgare subsp. vulgare chromosome 2H, MorexV3_pseudomolecules_assembly, whole genome shotgun sequence includes these proteins:
- the LOC123426441 gene encoding 7-deoxyloganetin glucosyltransferase-like, producing MVTERATGTNKAKQLAPSKAMGMGSLPPGERPHAVMIPYPAQGHITPMMKLAKLLHTRGFHVTFVNNEFNHRRLLRSQGADALHGLPAFRFAAIADGLPPSDREATQDVPALCYSTMTTCLPRFKELVAKLNEEAEASGGALPPVTCVVADSTMTFALRAARELGLRCATLWTASACGFMGYYHFKDLVDRGLFPLKEEAQLSDGYLDTTIDWIPAAPKDLRLRDLPSFLRTTDPDDIMFNFFIHETAGMSQASGVVINTFDELDAPLLDAMSKLLPSIYTVGPLHLTARNNVPEDSPVAGIGSNLWKEQDAPLRWLDGRPPRSVVYVNFGSITVMSNEHMLEFAWGLANTGYAFLWNVRPDLVKGNEATLPPEFSAATEGRSMLSTWCPQEKVLEHEAVGAFLTHSGWNSELESICGGVPMVCWPFFAEQQTNCRYKCTEWGIGMEIGDDVRRAEVENMIREAMEGEKGLEMRRRVLELRANAVASARRGGRSMRNVDMLIHEVLLA from the exons ATGGTGACCGAGAGAGCTACCGGGACCAACAAGGCGAAGCAGCTAGCTCCTAGCAAGGCCATGGGCATGGGGTCGCTGCCGCCGGGCGAGAGGCCGCACGCCGTGATGATCCCCTACCCGGCGCAGGGCCACATCACGCCCATGATGAAGCTGGCCAAGCTGCTGCACACCAGGGGCTTCCACGTCACCTTCGTCAACAACGAGTTCAACCACCGCCGCCTGCTGCGCTCGCAGGGCGCGGACGCGCTGCATGGCCTGCCCGCGTTCCGGTTCGCCGCCATCGCTGACGGCCTCCCGCCGTCCGACCGCGAGGCCACGCAGGACGTCCCCGCGCTGTGCTACTCTACCATGACCACCTGCCTCCCCAGGTTCAAGGAGCTCGTCGCCAAGCTCAACGAGGAGGCCGAGGCCTCCGGTGGCGCCCTGCCGCCGGTCACCTGCGTGGTGGCCGACAGCACAATGACCTTCGCCCTCCGCGCCGCGCGGGAGCTCGGCCTCCGCTGCGCCACGCTCTGGACCGCCAGCGCCTGTGGTTTCATGGGCTACTACCACTTCAAGGATCTAGTCGACCGCGGGCTCTTCCCTCtcaaag AAGAGGCTCAGTTGAGCGATGGATACTTGGACACGACCATCGACTGGATACCGGCGGCGCCCAAGGACCTGCGGCTGCGTGACCTCCCGAGCTTCCTTCGCACCACCGACCCCGATGACATCATGTTCAACTTCTTCATCCACGAGACGGCCGGCATGTCACAGGCGTCGGGGGTGGTCATCAACACCTTCGACGAGCTGGACGCGCCACTGCTCGATGCCATGTCCAAGCTCCTACCGTCCATCTATACAGTGGGGCCGCTCCATCTTACGGCTCGCAACAACGTGCCGGAGGATAGCCCCGTCGCCGGCATTGGGTCCAACCTGTGGAAGGAGCAGGACGCACCCCTCCGGTGGCTCGACGGCCGGCCGCCGCGCTCCGTCGTGTACGTCAACTTCGGGAGCATCACGGTGATGTCGAACGAGCATATGCTGGAATTCGCGTGGGGGCTGGCCAACACTGGCTACGCCTTCCTGTGGAACGTGCGGCCTGACCTCGTCAAGGGCAACGAGGCCACACTTCCCCCGGAGTTTTCCGCAGCGACGGAGGGGCGGAGCATGCTGTCGACGTGGTGCCCGCAGGAGAAGGTGCTGGAGCACGAGGCCGTTGGGGCGTTCCTGACGCACTCCGGGTGGAACTCAGAGTTGGAGAGCATCTGCGGCGGCGTGCCGATGGTGTGCTGGCCCTTCTTCGCGGAGCAGCAGACCAACTGCCGGTACAAGTGCACGGAATGGGGCATCGGTATGGAGATTGGGGACGACGTGAGGAGGGCCGAGGTGGAGAACATGATACGGGAGGCCATGGAGGGGGAGAAAGGACTAGAGATGCGGCGACGCGTGCTGGAGCTCCGCGCGAATGCGGTGGCCTCCGCACGGCGTGGTGGAAGGTCCATGCGCAACGTTGATATGCTCATCCACGAGGTGCTGCTAGCTTGA